In Deltaproteobacteria bacterium, the genomic stretch GTCTGATACTTTCTGCTCCCTAGAGAGCTCACCGAAAAGCTCCCCTATATCCGTGACCGCTAACAAAGATACCGTAAATTCATGCATACATCGAGAACATCGGACTTTTGTTCCCGTGGCCTTTATCTTAGCGTCATCAAGCCGGTATGTTGTCCCACATTTTTTACATCTAATTATCATATGAGTAAATCCTCAAAACAGATTCCTACTGATCTCCTATCAAATTTGATGCATAATTTATGCCATTTTAACCTGAAACTCCAAGATAATGCTCATAATAGGTGCAAACGCAGCTATCTATCAGTGACCCTTTGCACTATGTGTCACGTGTTTTGCCCTGCTGCGTCACCGAACGCAGCGCAGTGATCTGTGAGGGAATAGGTCTCAAGAAATGAGGTGCGATAGTGGCCGCGCAGAGGCGATCCCTCTAGCGCACCCTACTGCCAGGGGGAACCTGCTCGTCAGGCGTAAGCAGCACTGGTTTTCCTTCCACTGCAAGGATCATCCCCCGGCTCTCCACACCGCGCACCTTCCTCGGTTCGAGATTGACCAGCGTTGGAATCTGTTTTCCGACAAGCTGCTCTGGTGTGTAGTGAGGAGCAATACCTGCGACAACCTGCCTCGTTTCGGCCCCAAGGTAACCATTGGACCTCCTCCTTACTCACTAGACACTGTTCCGCCTCATGGTATGGTAAAAAACCCCTGGGCCGCTGAAGCTCAGCGAAGATAGGGTTCCCATTGACTGGCCGTCTCTCGAATGTACCCGGCTGGGGGGCCTTTGACGATCCGGTTGTGGCCGGGCAACAGGATATCCACCTCGAGTTCGGCAAGCCGCATCAGCGATTGTCTCAACTGAGAGGCATTGGCCCCGTGAAGATCAAAGCGGCCAATGGCGTAATCGGCATAGACAACGTCACCCGGGATAAGGATCAGTTGAGGACGATGATAAAGGGCGATACTACCCAGAGAGTGTCCTGGAACGTGGATTACCTCCCAGACCATGCCGCCGATCTCCAGAGTTTCGCCCCCCTGCAGGTGACGATGCACCTGAAAGGTAAAGGCACCAGGTTTCAGACCATACTGCATCTGGCACATCCCCCTGAACATATCCATACCGTACACGGTCCTCTCATCCCCCTGTTCGAGGGGCGCGGCTTCCAGCGTGTGTACCCAGAGCTCAGCCCAGGGAATCTGCTGGAGGATTTCAGAGAGACAACCGATATGATCCAGGTGGGTATGGGTCATGATAACCCTTTTTATGGCCTCCAGCTCGATTCCCATTTTTTCGATAGCCTCGATCTTGTATTCACCCTTCCCCATGAGACCGGGGTCAACGAGTGAAAGATCCCGGGATGTCGGCTCTCCTACCACATAGGTATGTGAATCGGGAATAAATTCATCCTGCCCCGGAATAAAATATACACCGTCTATAATCTTCTCCATAGCAGTACCCCTCAGGTTTTTTTGCTCCCGTTCATCCGTGACGCGCGATCGTTTGGCATACCCCGTGCGCCGGCTCTGTGCAA encodes the following:
- a CDS encoding MBL fold metallo-hydrolase, encoding MEKIIDGVYFIPGQDEFIPDSHTYVVGEPTSRDLSLVDPGLMGKGEYKIEAIEKMGIELEAIKRVIMTHTHLDHIGCLSEILQQIPWAELWVHTLEAAPLEQGDERTVYGMDMFRGMCQMQYGLKPGAFTFQVHRHLQGGETLEIGGMVWEVIHVPGHSLGSIALYHRPQLILIPGDVVYADYAIGRFDLHGANASQLRQSLMRLAELEVDILLPGHNRIVKGPPAGYIRETASQWEPYLR
- a CDS encoding zinc-ribbon domain-containing protein; the encoded protein is MIIRCKKCGTTYRLDDAKIKATGTKVRCSRCMHEFTVSLLAVTDIGELFGELSREQKVSD